The Cellulosimicrobium cellulans genome contains the following window.
CGCCACACCCCGACGGCCGGGCCGTCGCCCGCGAGGCGGGTGCCGCCGTCGTGCCGGGCGAGGTCCAGCGTGCCGTGCAGCCGCTCCGCCTCGCCCGACCCCACGAGCGCGGGGTGCAGGGTGACGCCGTCCCACGGCGCGCGGGCGAGCGCGACGAGCACGCGCTCGCCGGGCGTCTCGCGCAGGTAGACGAGGGCGTCGTCGTCCACGTGCACCCAGCGCAGGCCGCCGTGCCGCAGCGCCTCCGAGCGGCGTCGCACGGCGATCAGCGCGCGGTACAGGTCGAACGTCGCGGCGTCCCAGCGGCCGGAGCCTGCGCCCGTCGTGCCCGCGTCGTCCCACGGCATGGTCGCGCGCCCGTGCTCCCCGTTCAGACCGGTGAGCCCCACCTCGTCGCCCGCGAAGACCACCGGCGTGCCGGGGTAGGTGAGCAGGAGCGTCGCCGCGACCTCGACCATCTCGCGCGAGCCCACGATCGAGCGCAGGCGGGGGGTGTCGTGCGAGCCCAGCATGTTCCACTGCGACGCCGTGACGCGCCACGGCAGCACGGCGTCGAACTCGCGCATGGTCGCGACGACGTCGCGTCCCCCGCGCCGCGGCGTGCGCACCGGCAGCCCGAGGTAGGGCACGGGCGAGTCCGCGGGCGACAGCCACGTCCAGGCAGGCCGCGTGAACGCGGAGTAGTTCATGTTCGCGTGCCAGCCGTCGCCCGCGAGGTCGCCCGACGCGTCGTGGAAGTGCTCCGCGACGAGCGCGGCCTCGGGGTTCGCGGCCCGCATGGTCGCGCGCAGTCGCCGCGCGACCTCGAGCGTGCGGTCCTCGGCGCCGAACCGGCCGGTCATGTTCGCGACGTCGATGCGCCAGCCGTCGAGGCCGAACGGCTCGCCCAGGTAGCGGCCGACGACGGAGCCGGGCCCGTCGATCATCCGCGCCCCGAGCTCGGCCGAGCCGTGCGACAGCTTGGGCAGCGACGCGTGCTCGAGCCAGCCCACGTACCCGGGCTCGCCGTCGGTCCAGTAGTAGAAGTCGCGCTCCGGCGCGGCGGGGTCCGCGAGCGCCCGCGCGAACCACTCGTGCCCGGCGCCCGTGTGGTTGGTCGTGAGGTCGCCCATGACGCGCAGCCCGCGCGCGTGCGCGGCGCGGATCAGCGAGGCGTAGGCGGCGTCCCCGCCGAGCAGCGGGTCGACGTGGTCGAACGTGCTCGCGTCGTAGCGGTGGTTGGAGCGCCCAGGGAAGACGGGCGTCGTGTAGAGGGTCGTCACTCCCAGTGCGACGAGGTGGTCGAGCCGTTCCTCGACGCCGGCGAGGTCGCCCCCGTAGTACTGCGTCCCGACGTCGGGCCCCGACCCGTGCGGCTCGTCGCCCCAGGCGGCCGGGACGGCCCACTCCGGGAGCGGGCGCCCGTCGGCCGCGGCCGACCGGGCGAACCGGTCCGGGAAGACCTGGTAGACGACGCCGTCGCGCATCCACGCGGGAGCTCCCTCGTGGACCGTGAGGCGGAAGTCCGCGGCGTCGGGCACGTCGCGGTCCCACACCCCGCGGCCGTTGAGCCAGCGGTACCCGGCCGCGCCCTCGTCGAGGAAGAACCGGTACC
Protein-coding sequences here:
- a CDS encoding glycoside hydrolase family 13 protein — translated: MRDVATSVPHHDGSALYVPEGVPALGDTVPVRVRVPRSVGVRDVWLRTVRDGEPRLAPARLDRSDEHEDWYVAEVLVHNPETGYRFFLDEGAAGYRWLNGRGVWDRDVPDAADFRLTVHEGAPAWMRDGVVYQVFPDRFARSAAADGRPLPEWAVPAAWGDEPHGSGPDVGTQYYGGDLAGVEERLDHLVALGVTTLYTTPVFPGRSNHRYDASTFDHVDPLLGGDAAYASLIRAAHARGLRVMGDLTTNHTGAGHEWFARALADPAAPERDFYYWTDGEPGYVGWLEHASLPKLSHGSAELGARMIDGPGSVVGRYLGEPFGLDGWRIDVANMTGRFGAEDRTLEVARRLRATMRAANPEAALVAEHFHDASGDLAGDGWHANMNYSAFTRPAWTWLSPADSPVPYLGLPVRTPRRGGRDVVATMREFDAVLPWRVTASQWNMLGSHDTPRLRSIVGSREMVEVAATLLLTYPGTPVVFAGDEVGLTGLNGEHGRATMPWDDAGTTGAGSGRWDAATFDLYRALIAVRRRSEALRHGGLRWVHVDDDALVYLRETPGERVLVALARAPWDGVTLHPALVGSGEAERLHGTLDLARHDGGTRLAGDGPAVGVWRLG